One genomic region from Amycolatopsis sp. FBCC-B4732 encodes:
- a CDS encoding ABC transporter substrate-binding protein, translating to MPRRASTRRFAVFAAAALLLSGCSQLGGTKTGGGVEKPSIRVAILTTVDLATLWLAQEGGYFKAEGLEVQTDIGASGQDTLTRMVDGKDDLALSTYTLFFLAKSSGTADLKLISDATSASPRSNEVVTVPNSPVKTVNDLSGKRIAISSKNAASDVLTRSVMRDHGIDADKVTWVPMPLPEMGAALAQGRVDAAYQPEPFLTQAAKTAGAYPVIDAASGSTQAFPLTGYGATAKWARDHPKTLAAFQRAMLNATRAAVDRARVEPLVVRNARVDQDIASLMVMPAFGSTLDARRIQRVPDLLQQLGVVQTKIDASSMIAPQASTG from the coding sequence ATGCCCAGACGCGCCTCGACCCGCCGGTTCGCCGTGTTCGCCGCCGCCGCCCTGCTGCTGAGCGGGTGCAGCCAGCTCGGCGGGACGAAGACCGGCGGCGGCGTCGAAAAACCGTCCATCCGGGTCGCGATCCTCACCACCGTCGACCTCGCCACGCTGTGGCTGGCGCAGGAAGGCGGCTACTTCAAGGCCGAAGGCCTCGAGGTGCAGACCGACATCGGCGCCAGCGGCCAGGACACGCTGACCCGCATGGTGGACGGCAAGGACGACCTCGCGCTCTCGACGTACACCCTGTTCTTCCTGGCCAAGAGCAGCGGCACGGCGGACCTGAAGCTGATCTCCGACGCCACCTCGGCGAGCCCGCGCAGCAACGAAGTCGTCACGGTCCCGAACTCCCCGGTGAAGACGGTCAACGACCTGAGCGGCAAGCGGATCGCGATCAGCTCGAAGAACGCGGCTTCCGACGTCCTGACCCGCTCGGTGATGCGCGACCACGGCATCGACGCGGACAAGGTGACGTGGGTCCCGATGCCCCTGCCGGAGATGGGCGCGGCACTGGCCCAGGGCCGCGTCGACGCCGCCTACCAGCCGGAACCATTCCTGACGCAGGCCGCCAAGACGGCCGGCGCGTACCCGGTGATCGACGCGGCGAGCGGCAGCACGCAGGCGTTCCCGTTGACCGGCTACGGCGCCACGGCCAAGTGGGCCAGGGATCACCCGAAGACCTTGGCGGCGTTCCAGCGGGCGATGCTCAACGCCACGCGTGCGGCGGTGGACCGGGCGCGGGTGGAGCCGTTGGTGGTGCGGAACGCGCGGGTGGACCAGGACATCGCGAGCCTGATGGTGATGCCGGCGTTCGGGTCCACGTTGGACGCCCGGCGCATCCAGCGGGTGCCGGACCTGTTGCAGCAGCTGGGTGTGGTGCAGACGAAGATCGACGCATCTTCGATGATCGCTCCGCAGGCCAGTACCGGCTGA
- a CDS encoding kelch repeat-containing protein encodes MNEWKYRPPLLSPRFGHEVAAVGDDLFVLGGTDGEVGYSSVETRHARGDGEWHYVSPMPVARGNFAAGVVAGIVYAAGGTGPGGSALDAVDRYDPERDEWGPAPALPVPLAAASAAGLDGRLYVAGGVVGDADPAEHATDAVHVLDPAGPRPHWVPVAPMPTPRARFRLVATATHLYAIGGLPSRSQDALASIERYCPESDRWEAVAPMHKRRGAPGAAVVGNRIVVTGGGPAPVGDPTARDRTAEVFDAGTGYWLLLGTLLPHGRASLVCAAASAHRILAIGGSANTYGSVVTIPDVLSLKLP; translated from the coding sequence ATGAACGAATGGAAGTACCGGCCGCCGCTGCTCTCGCCCCGGTTCGGCCACGAGGTGGCGGCCGTCGGGGACGACCTCTTCGTCCTCGGCGGCACCGACGGCGAAGTCGGCTACAGCTCGGTCGAGACGCGCCACGCCCGCGGCGACGGGGAGTGGCACTACGTCAGCCCGATGCCCGTCGCGCGGGGGAACTTCGCGGCCGGGGTCGTGGCCGGGATCGTCTACGCCGCAGGCGGAACCGGCCCCGGCGGCAGCGCACTGGACGCCGTCGACCGCTACGACCCCGAACGCGACGAGTGGGGCCCGGCGCCCGCGCTGCCCGTCCCGCTGGCCGCCGCTTCGGCCGCCGGGCTGGACGGCCGGCTGTACGTCGCGGGCGGCGTGGTCGGGGACGCCGATCCCGCGGAGCACGCCACCGACGCCGTCCACGTGCTGGACCCGGCCGGCCCCCGCCCGCACTGGGTGCCGGTGGCGCCGATGCCGACCCCGCGGGCGCGGTTCCGGCTCGTGGCCACCGCGACGCACCTGTACGCGATCGGCGGCCTGCCGAGCCGGAGCCAGGACGCGCTCGCCTCGATCGAGCGCTATTGCCCGGAATCCGACCGCTGGGAAGCCGTGGCCCCGATGCACAAGCGCCGCGGCGCGCCCGGCGCCGCCGTGGTGGGCAACCGGATCGTGGTCACCGGCGGCGGTCCCGCCCCGGTCGGGGACCCGACGGCCCGCGACCGCACGGCCGAGGTCTTCGACGCCGGCACGGGTTACTGGCTGCTGCTGGGCACGCTGCTCCCCCACGGCCGGGCGTCGCTGGTGTGCGCGGCGGCGTCGGCGCACCGGATCCTGGCGATCGGCGGGAGCGCGAACACCTACGGCAGCGTGGTCACGATCCCGGACGTGCTGTCGCTGAAGCTGCCTTGA
- a CDS encoding MFS transporter: protein MLRSLVDITPLRASPAFRRLWLGRVFSGFGAQMTLVAVMFQVWEQTGSTVWTGAVGLAQALPVIVFGLFAGTLVDRVDRRKFAIVMTAGQAGCSVLLAVQGFVGGVPVLGVLGLVGVQSCFVAGGGPAGRTFVPRLLPPEQLPAGLALNRIAFQGSMLLGPALGGLLLGWLGVGGCYVVDALTFGLAFYGLFGLPAMRPDGELSRPGLRGVLDGLAFLVRTPVVRGALLTDLAATVLSMPISLFPLVNEEHFGGNPRTLGLFLSAIAVGGVVASVFSGAFTRLPRPGRVMLAGSAAWGVALTAFGLAPGPWLGLACLVLAGAADTVSVVSRGALVQLNTPDALLGRVAAAEQIVGQAGPDVGNLRGGLVAGVTSGTFALVSGGLLCVAAVVAVGAGTPGLRRFAVKAASATARPGS, encoded by the coding sequence GTGCTTCGCTCCTTGGTCGACATCACCCCGCTGCGCGCGTCGCCCGCGTTCCGCCGGCTCTGGCTGGGCCGGGTGTTCTCCGGCTTCGGCGCCCAGATGACGCTGGTCGCCGTGATGTTCCAGGTCTGGGAGCAGACCGGGAGCACCGTCTGGACCGGTGCGGTCGGGCTCGCGCAGGCCCTGCCCGTCATCGTGTTCGGCCTGTTCGCCGGGACGCTCGTGGACCGCGTCGACCGCCGGAAGTTCGCCATCGTCATGACGGCGGGGCAGGCCGGCTGCTCGGTGCTGCTGGCCGTGCAGGGGTTCGTGGGCGGGGTGCCGGTGCTCGGGGTGCTGGGGCTGGTGGGCGTCCAGTCCTGCTTCGTCGCCGGCGGCGGGCCGGCCGGGCGCACGTTCGTCCCCCGGCTGCTGCCGCCGGAGCAGCTGCCCGCGGGGCTCGCGCTGAACCGGATCGCCTTCCAGGGCTCGATGCTGCTCGGCCCGGCGCTCGGCGGCCTCCTGCTCGGCTGGCTCGGCGTCGGCGGCTGCTACGTCGTCGACGCGCTCACGTTCGGCCTGGCGTTCTACGGCCTCTTCGGCCTCCCGGCGATGCGGCCCGACGGCGAGCTGTCGCGCCCGGGCCTGCGCGGCGTGCTCGACGGGCTGGCGTTCCTGGTGCGGACCCCGGTCGTGCGCGGGGCGCTGCTCACCGACCTCGCCGCGACCGTCCTGTCCATGCCGATCAGCCTGTTCCCGCTGGTCAACGAAGAGCACTTCGGCGGCAACCCGCGCACGCTCGGCCTGTTCCTGTCGGCCATCGCGGTCGGCGGCGTGGTGGCGTCGGTGTTCTCGGGGGCGTTCACCCGGCTCCCGCGGCCGGGCCGGGTGATGCTCGCGGGCTCGGCCGCGTGGGGCGTCGCGCTGACGGCGTTCGGGCTGGCGCCGGGCCCGTGGCTCGGACTGGCGTGCCTGGTGCTGGCGGGCGCGGCGGACACGGTTTCGGTGGTCTCCCGCGGCGCGCTGGTCCAGCTCAACACCCCCGACGCGCTGCTCGGCCGGGTGGCGGCGGCGGAGCAGATCGTCGGGCAGGCGGGCCCGGACGTCGGCAACCTGCGCGGCGGCCTGGTGGCCGGCGTGACGTCGGGGACGTTCGCGCTGGTCAGCGGCGGCCTGCTGTGCGTGGCGGCGGTGGTGGCCGTCGGCGCCGGTACGCCGGGGCTGCGCCGGTTCGCGGTCAAGGCAGCTTCAGCGACAGCACGTCCGGGATCGTGA
- a CDS encoding thioesterase II family protein, whose protein sequence is MDTDDPQRLLFVCFPDTGEAAGRYRAWRDPRIAVHVVELPGRGERHDEHPYRDMWLLVESLAAELAGVLAGAHVLFGAGLGALVAYRLAQRRVAAGLGVPRALVVAHQAPPDRAARAVPEQAARADVSLLVSDAHVPAAPPLPCPIRGFGEPHVMTGWGEHTSAGFVLTPARAQDSAALLRDAVLRSAYLISALAVQGLAPPSNATEA, encoded by the coding sequence GTGGACACCGATGATCCGCAGCGCTTGCTGTTCGTCTGTTTCCCGGACACCGGCGAAGCCGCCGGGCGCTACCGGGCCTGGCGCGACCCGCGGATCGCGGTGCACGTCGTCGAGCTGCCCGGGCGGGGCGAGCGCCACGACGAGCATCCGTACCGGGACATGTGGCTGCTCGTCGAGTCGCTGGCCGCGGAGCTGGCCGGGGTGCTCGCCGGGGCACATGTGCTGTTCGGGGCCGGGCTCGGCGCGCTGGTCGCCTACCGGCTGGCGCAGCGGCGGGTGGCCGCGGGACTGGGGGTCCCGCGGGCACTCGTCGTCGCGCACCAGGCACCGCCGGACCGGGCCGCGCGGGCGGTGCCCGAGCAGGCGGCCCGCGCCGACGTGAGCCTGCTGGTCAGCGACGCGCACGTACCGGCGGCGCCCCCGCTGCCGTGCCCGATCCGCGGGTTCGGCGAACCGCACGTGATGACCGGCTGGGGCGAGCACACGAGCGCCGGGTTCGTGCTGACCCCGGCGCGGGCCCAGGACAGCGCCGCGCTGCTGCGTGACGCCGTCCTGCGCTCGGCCTACCTGATCTCCGCCCTGGCCGTGCAGGGGCTCGCGCCGCCGTCGAACGCGACGGAGGCGTAG